The genomic window AAAAGATGAAGAACTTTAAAAATTTGATTAAAAAAATTATTCTAAATGAAAAGCATTAATATAATTGTATTCTGACTAAATTAAGTTCAAAAAACAAGTATGAAGTTCTCAATTGTTAATGGTAATAGGGTTGAAGCGTTTCCAAAAGGTAAAGGGCTTTGTATATGTTGTAATCAAGAAACTGTTGCTAAATGTGGTTCAAAAATAATCCACCATTGGGCGCATAAAACTCTTGAACATTGCGATAATTGGTGGGAAAATGAAACTGAGTGGCATCGAAAGTGGAAATCTTACTTTCCAATTGAATGGCAAGAAGTCATTCAATATGATAAAATAACTGGTGAGAAACATATTGCAGACATAAAAACAGAAAAAGACTTTGTAATAGAAATTCAAAATTCTCCAATGTCAATTGAAGAACTTAAATCCAGAGAAAAATTTTATAAAAAAATGTTGTGGATTGTTAATGGCGAAAAATTTGTAAAGAACTTCCATATTCTTGGTGAACTTCCAAACCCTAGGGATAAGACTTTTATAGATATTGCATTTGAATCTACAAAAAAAGACCACTTAGGTCGAGGTTTCTTTAAATATTCGGAAAACCCAGATTGGAAAAGTAGCTATGATGAAATAATACTAGTTAGATTGCATGATTATAGTG from Algibacter sp. L1A34 includes these protein-coding regions:
- a CDS encoding competence protein CoiA, with product MKFSIVNGNRVEAFPKGKGLCICCNQETVAKCGSKIIHHWAHKTLEHCDNWWENETEWHRKWKSYFPIEWQEVIQYDKITGEKHIADIKTEKDFVIEIQNSPMSIEELKSREKFYKKMLWIVNGEKFVKNFHILGELPNPRDKTFIDIAFESTKKDHLGRGFFKYSENPDWKSSYDEIILVRLHDYSEIKNEVEESYIGHHLFDWVKRRDVWFRSKTDVFIDFGGEVLWKLMKYDSKGLYCVRRINKSYFIGKAIGQNNM